Proteins from a single region of Carassius carassius chromosome 25, fCarCar2.1, whole genome shotgun sequence:
- the LOC132104278 gene encoding guanine nucleotide-binding protein G(T) subunit gamma-T1-like yields the protein MPVINVEELTDLDKAKMEVTQLKTEVKLERAKVSKCCEEISEYIQSGADEDPLVKGIPEEKNPFKEKGGCVIC from the exons ATGCCGGTCATAAATGTAGAAGAACTGACAGATCTGGATAAGGCTAAAATGGAAGTAACCCAGCTCAAAACAGAGGTCAAGCTTGAAAGGGCGAAG GTGTCCAAATGCTGTGAAGAGATCTCAGAGTACATTCAGAGCGGAGCAGATGAGGATCCTTTGGTCAAAGGCATTCCAGAGGAGAAGAACCCATTCAAAGAGAAAGGTGGATGTGTCATTTGTTAA